One segment of Mangifera indica cultivar Alphonso unplaced genomic scaffold, CATAS_Mindica_2.1 Un_0002, whole genome shotgun sequence DNA contains the following:
- the LOC123205126 gene encoding probable disease resistance protein At4g27220 isoform X1, protein MVDCPCIASVVSPVLQVAEWLAAPIWRPFKYLYNYTTNFKNLETEVDKLKHTREEVEREIIAAERNVEVINQNVKKWQDSAQEMIDKAEQLIQEKEQFIREKANNPRCFKGLCSNFIIHYKQSRKAFKLKRDDIDPLLQQERELSPISYQTNPPEIWLKSSENYLAFESRDTTVTNVRGALNDENVHMIGVYGMGGLGKTMLAQEIGRKANEEGLFEDIVLVEVSESPNIQKIQTEIADNLDLKFENESGRAKKLYSRMEGQKILLILDNIWEPLEFEKIGIPCGADRGRNKLLFTTRKLDVLESMGSTNNFGMGILNEEEAWNLFEKMAGDIIQKHGLHSLQKDVCKECGGLPLVISAIAKALRNKSDPSDWKYALQELKGLSEVKYTRFLEKEYTKIALSYKYLSDELKKMFLICSLMENNTSISDLFKHVVCLNILGGVNLTMEGARKRLDKLVHDLKDACLLLDGFESGQFAMHDVIRDVAIVFAHEEYHVFTTRNDVERDWKDRAKLKKCTKISLPGKSTNISQLWPYDLDCPNDLVCPKDLACLDLDYFYMTDMWNSSFEMPKGFFTVMPNLRVLNLVRLQQLPLPSSIHQLTNLQTLCLDGSNIKYIAIIGKLKNLKVLSMRHSYIKEFSTEMDQLTSLRLLDLSDCYHLKVIAPNVILKLFNLEELYLKGCPIQWKIEVLEELKCLSKLAIVELDIQDDKVLPEALFSRELERYKILVGNWRYQYLPIGEHKCLRILKLIFNRTIYLEEFCGIKNVELLCLVKRSKDEDNEDKDERMWMMMRMMMSMRMRMDEDEGEGEGEGESTPIFNKKVIFSDLKVLVLKNIISRKIWDNQLPSSSFQNLKELILWRCTRIKFVFPCSITKDLKQLQYLEIKACIDLEEIVATEEITEAAASFVFPELTFLKLENLLKLATFYPGIHTLECPKLKRLEMKSCNKFKIFNSEPSSLCLDYKVHFGDLKVLELKNLHFEKICDSQLSTSSYQNLTHLTLFGCDKIKYVFPLSIAKNLQQLQYLELTSCEVLERIVAPEEGTEATINFFFPQVSTMKLQYLPEFTNLYPGIHTSEWPKLKELVVKDCPKFKMFTSELNSLCLDQKINHDLELFVLETQSMRIIWNRNYKALDISSDESAYTPLPVLQRFQSLERLQLDKCEYKEIKSVFDLPNLNVLGIVCCHKLVSPVPSSPSTARSLVQLKELCLSNCGMLAEILENKRDVTTIEIVFQKLTKLSLYQLKSRTCFCSGNHSLNFPSLKELIISDCPNIDTFFREISNVSELTLQSNEITPFFNQKVHFRDLKVLELKNIRFEKIWDSQLSTSSYQNLTHLTLFECDKIKYVFSLSIAKSLQQLQYLELTSCKVLERIVTPEEGTEATINFSFSQVTKVKLQYLPEFIDFYPGIHTSKWP, encoded by the exons atggttgatTGTCCCTGTATCGCGAGTGTGGTGAGTCCTGTCCTTCAAGTTGCCGAGTGGTTGGCTGCTCCAATTTGGCGTCCATTTAAGTACTTGTACAACTACActaccaatttcaaaaatctggaaacgGAAGTTGATAAGTTGAAGCATACAAGAGAAGAAGTTGAGCGTGAGATTATTGCTGCTGAAAGAAATGTGGAAGTGATCAACCAAAATGTTAAGAAGTGGCAGGACAGTGCGCAGGAGATGATTGATAAAGCAGAGCAGTTGATTCAAGAGAAAGAACAGTTCATTCGAGAGAAAGCAAACAACCCGCGTTGTTTCAAGGGATTGTGCTCCAATTTCATCATCCACTACAAACAAAGCAGGAAAGCTTTTAAATTGAAGCGGGATGATATTGATCCACTCCTCCAGCAAGAGAGGGAATTGAGTCCAATTTCCTATCAAACTAATCCACCAGAGATCTGGCTTAAATCTAGTGAAAATTATTTGGCTTTTGAATCAAGAGACACCACTGTGACGAATGTACGGGGTGCtttaaatgatgagaatgtgCACATGATTGGTGTTTATGGGATGGGTGGTCTTGGGAAGACCATGCTTGCGCAGGAAATTGGTAGGAAAGCCAACGAGGAAGGGCTCTTTGAGGACATTGTTCTTGTTGAG GTGTCAGAATCTCCTAATATACAGAAGATTCAAACAGAAATTGCTGACAACTTggatttgaaattcgaaaacgAAAGTGGAAGGGCAAAGAAGCTATATTCAAGAATGGAGGGCCagaaaattcttttaattctaGATAATATTTGGGAACCTCTAGAATTTGAAAAGATTGGAATTCCTTGCGGAGCTGACCGTGGGAGAAATAAACTTCTATTCACAACAAGAAAGTTAGATGTGTTGGAGAGTATGGGTTCTACAAATAATTTCGGGATGGGTattttaaatgaagaagaagcttgGAACCTATTCGAGAAGATGGCAG GAGATATTATTCAAAAACATGGATTGCATTCTCTACAAAAAGATGTATGCAAGGAGTGCGGAGGATTACCTCTTGTCATTAGTGCAATAGCTAAAGCATTAAGAAACAAGAGTGATCCATCTGATTGGAAGTATGCATTACAAGAATTGAAAGGACTTTCAGAAGTAAAGTATACAAGATTCCTTGAAAAGGAGTACACAAAGATCGCCTTGAGTTACAAATATTTAAGTGATGAACttaagaaaatgtttttaatttgtagtCTAATGGAAAATAATACTTCCATTTCAGACTTGTTCAAACATGTTGTGTGCCTGAATATACTTGGCGGAGTTAATTTGACAATGGAAGGTGCACGAAAAAGACTAGATAAATTGGTTCATGACCTCAAAGATGCTTGTTTGTTACTTGATGGGTTCGAAAGCGGCCAATTTGCTATGCATGATGTTATTCGTGATGTTGCCATAGTATTTGCACATGAGGAGTACCATGTGTTTACAACAAGAAATGATGTTGAACGAGATTGGAAGGATAGAGCAAAACTCAAGAAATGCACAAAGATTTCTTTACCTGGTAAAAGTACTAATATTAGTCAACTTTGGCCTTATGATTTGGATTGTCCAAATGATTTGGTTTGTCCAAAGGATTTGGCTTGTCTAGATCTTGACTATTTCTATATGACTGATATGTGGAACTCTTCTTTTGAAATGCCGAAGGGCTTTTTCACGGTGATGCCAAATCTTAGAGTATTGAATTTGGTTCGACTACAACAATTGCCATTGCCATCATCAATTCATCAATTGACAAACCTTCAAACATTGTGTTTAGATGGTAGCAACATTAAATATATTGCTATTATTGGAAAGCTTAAGAATCTAAAGGTCCTTAGCATGCGACATTCTTACATTAAAGAGTTTTCCACGGAAATGGATCAATTAACTTCACTAAGATTGTTAGATTTGAGCGATTGCTATCATTTGAAAGTTATTGCTCCAAATgtgatattaaaattattcaatttggAAGAACTTTATTTGAAGGGGTGCCCTATTCAGTGGAAGATTGAAGTACTTGAGGAATTGAAGTGTTTGTCTAAACTCGCCATTGTAGAATTGGATATTCAAGATGACAAGGTTTTGCCTGAAGCCTTATTTTCTAGAGAGCTTGAAAGGTACAAAATATTAGTGGGAAATTGGAGGTACCAATATCTACCAATTGGTGAACACAAGTGTTTGAggatattgaaattgatattcAATCGTACCATCTACTTGGAAGAATTTTGCGGAATCAAAAATGTTGAACTCTTATGCTTAGTCAAACGTTcaaaagatgaagataatgaGGATAAGGATGAAAGGATGTggatgatgatgaggatgatgatgagcATGAGGATGAGGATGGACGAGGACGAGGGGGAGGGGGAGGGCGAGGGTGAAAGCACAccgatttttaacaaaaag GTTATCTTTTCTGATTTAAAGGTCTTGGTATTGAAGAATATTATTTCTAGAAAGATTTGGGACAACCAACTTCCATCATCCtcctttcaaaatttgaaagaattgaTATTGTGGAGATGTACAAGGATAAAATTTGTGTTTCCTTGTAGCATAACCAAAGACCTCAAGCAACTCCAATATCTTGAGATAAAGGCTTGTATTGATTTAGAGGAAATTGTTGCTACAGAAGAAATAACAGAAGCAGCTGCCAGTTTTGTTTTTCCTGAACTAACCTTTTTGAAGCTTGAAAATCTACTGAAACTTGCAACTTTTTATCCTGGAATACATACTTTGGAATGCCCAAAGTTGAAAAGGTTGGAGATGAAAAGTTGTAACAAATTTAAGATATTCAATTCAGAGCCAAGTTCTTTATGCTTGGACTATAAG GTTCATTTTGGTGATTTAAAGGTCTTAGAATTGAAGAATCTTCATTTTGAAAAGATTTGCGATAGCCaactttcaacttcttcttatcaaaatttgacacacttGACCTTATTTGGATgcgataaaataaaatatgtgtttccTTTATCAATAGCCAAAAACCTCCAACAACTCCAATACCTTGAGTTAACGAGTTGTGAGGTTTTAGAGAGAATTGTTGCTCCAGAAGAAGGAACAGAAGCaactatcaattttttctttccacAAGTGAGCACAATGAAGCTTCAATATCTACCAGAGTTTACAAATTTATATCCTGGAATACATACTTCAGAATGGCCAAAATTGAAAGAGTTGGTGGTCAAAGATTGTCCTAAATTTAAGATGTTCACTTCAGAGCTAAATTCTCTATGCTTGGACCAAAAG ATCAACCATGATTTGGAGTTATTTGTATTAGAGACTCAGAGCATGAGGATTATTTGGAATCGTAATTATAAAGCTCTGGATATCTCAAGTGATGAGTCAGCATATACTCCACTTCCAGTCCTTCAAAGATTTCAAAGTCTGGAAAGGCTCCAACTAGATAAATGTGaatacaaagaaattaagagTGTATTTGATCTTCCGAATCTTAATGTTCTAGGTATAGTGTGCTGTCACAAATTGGTGAGTCCAGTGCCATCATCACCTTCAACAGCTAGAAGCTTGGTACAGTTGAAAGAATTGTGCTTATCAAATTGTGGAATGCTGgctgaaatattagaaaataagaGAGATGTAACAacaattgaaattgtttttcaaaaattgaccAAGTTGTCACTTTATCAGTTAAAAAGTCGCACGTGCTTCTGCTCAGGGAATCACTCTCTCAATTTCCCATCATTGAAAGAGTTAATTATTTCAGATTGTCCCAACATAGACACTTTCTTCAGGGAAATCTCAAACGTTTCGGAATTGACTTTGCAATCCAATGAAATAACGCCATTTTTTAACCAAAAG
- the LOC123205126 gene encoding probable disease resistance protein At4g27220 isoform X5 has protein sequence MVDCPCIASVVSPVLQVAEWLAAPIWRPFKYLYNYTTNFKNLETEVDKLKHTREEVEREIIAAERNVEVINQNVKKWQDSAQEMIDKAEQLIQEKEQFIREKANNPRCFKGLCSNFIIHYKQSRKAFKLKRDDIDPLLQQERELSPISYQTNPPEIWLKSSENYLAFESRDTTVTNVRGALNDENVHMIGVYGMGGLGKTMLAQEIGRKANEEGLFEDIVLVEVSESPNIQKIQTEIADNLDLKFENESGRAKKLYSRMEGQKILLILDNIWEPLEFEKIGIPCGADRGRNKLLFTTRKLDVLESMGSTNNFGMGILNEEEAWNLFEKMAGDIIQKHGLHSLQKDVCKECGGLPLVISAIAKALRNKSDPSDWKYALQELKGLSEVKYTRFLEKEYTKIALSYKYLSDELKKMFLICSLMENNTSISDLFKHVVCLNILGGVNLTMEGARKRLDKLVHDLKDACLLLDGFESGQFAMHDVIRDVAIVFAHEEYHVFTTRNDVERDWKDRAKLKKCTKISLPGKSTNISQLWPYDLDCPNDLVCPKDLACLDLDYFYMTDMWNSSFEMPKGFFTVMPNLRVLNLVRLQQLPLPSSIHQLTNLQTLCLDGSNIKYIAIIGKLKNLKVLSMRHSYIKEFSTEMDQLTSLRLLDLSDCYHLKVIAPNVILKLFNLEELYLKGCPIQWKIEVLEELKCLSKLAIVELDIQDDKVLPEALFSRELERYKILVGNWRYQYLPIGEHKCLRILKLIFNRTIYLEEFCGIKNVELLCLVKRSKDEDNEDKDERMWMMMRMMMSMRMRMDEDEGEGEGEGESTPIFNKKVIFSDLKVLVLKNIISRKIWDNQLPSSSFQNLKELILWRCTRIKFVFPCSITKDLKQLQYLEIKACIDLEEIVATEEITEAAASFVFPELTFLKLENLLKLATFYPGIHTLECPKLKRLEMKSCNKFKIFNSEPSSLCLDYKVHFGDLKVLELKNLHFEKICDSQLSTSSYQNLTHLTLFGCDKIKYVFPLSIAKNLQQLQYLELTSCEVLERIVAPEEGTEATINFFFPQVSTMKLQYLPEFTNLYPGIHTSEWPKLKELVVKDCPKFKMFTSELNSLCLDQKRLRA, from the exons atggttgatTGTCCCTGTATCGCGAGTGTGGTGAGTCCTGTCCTTCAAGTTGCCGAGTGGTTGGCTGCTCCAATTTGGCGTCCATTTAAGTACTTGTACAACTACActaccaatttcaaaaatctggaaacgGAAGTTGATAAGTTGAAGCATACAAGAGAAGAAGTTGAGCGTGAGATTATTGCTGCTGAAAGAAATGTGGAAGTGATCAACCAAAATGTTAAGAAGTGGCAGGACAGTGCGCAGGAGATGATTGATAAAGCAGAGCAGTTGATTCAAGAGAAAGAACAGTTCATTCGAGAGAAAGCAAACAACCCGCGTTGTTTCAAGGGATTGTGCTCCAATTTCATCATCCACTACAAACAAAGCAGGAAAGCTTTTAAATTGAAGCGGGATGATATTGATCCACTCCTCCAGCAAGAGAGGGAATTGAGTCCAATTTCCTATCAAACTAATCCACCAGAGATCTGGCTTAAATCTAGTGAAAATTATTTGGCTTTTGAATCAAGAGACACCACTGTGACGAATGTACGGGGTGCtttaaatgatgagaatgtgCACATGATTGGTGTTTATGGGATGGGTGGTCTTGGGAAGACCATGCTTGCGCAGGAAATTGGTAGGAAAGCCAACGAGGAAGGGCTCTTTGAGGACATTGTTCTTGTTGAG GTGTCAGAATCTCCTAATATACAGAAGATTCAAACAGAAATTGCTGACAACTTggatttgaaattcgaaaacgAAAGTGGAAGGGCAAAGAAGCTATATTCAAGAATGGAGGGCCagaaaattcttttaattctaGATAATATTTGGGAACCTCTAGAATTTGAAAAGATTGGAATTCCTTGCGGAGCTGACCGTGGGAGAAATAAACTTCTATTCACAACAAGAAAGTTAGATGTGTTGGAGAGTATGGGTTCTACAAATAATTTCGGGATGGGTattttaaatgaagaagaagcttgGAACCTATTCGAGAAGATGGCAG GAGATATTATTCAAAAACATGGATTGCATTCTCTACAAAAAGATGTATGCAAGGAGTGCGGAGGATTACCTCTTGTCATTAGTGCAATAGCTAAAGCATTAAGAAACAAGAGTGATCCATCTGATTGGAAGTATGCATTACAAGAATTGAAAGGACTTTCAGAAGTAAAGTATACAAGATTCCTTGAAAAGGAGTACACAAAGATCGCCTTGAGTTACAAATATTTAAGTGATGAACttaagaaaatgtttttaatttgtagtCTAATGGAAAATAATACTTCCATTTCAGACTTGTTCAAACATGTTGTGTGCCTGAATATACTTGGCGGAGTTAATTTGACAATGGAAGGTGCACGAAAAAGACTAGATAAATTGGTTCATGACCTCAAAGATGCTTGTTTGTTACTTGATGGGTTCGAAAGCGGCCAATTTGCTATGCATGATGTTATTCGTGATGTTGCCATAGTATTTGCACATGAGGAGTACCATGTGTTTACAACAAGAAATGATGTTGAACGAGATTGGAAGGATAGAGCAAAACTCAAGAAATGCACAAAGATTTCTTTACCTGGTAAAAGTACTAATATTAGTCAACTTTGGCCTTATGATTTGGATTGTCCAAATGATTTGGTTTGTCCAAAGGATTTGGCTTGTCTAGATCTTGACTATTTCTATATGACTGATATGTGGAACTCTTCTTTTGAAATGCCGAAGGGCTTTTTCACGGTGATGCCAAATCTTAGAGTATTGAATTTGGTTCGACTACAACAATTGCCATTGCCATCATCAATTCATCAATTGACAAACCTTCAAACATTGTGTTTAGATGGTAGCAACATTAAATATATTGCTATTATTGGAAAGCTTAAGAATCTAAAGGTCCTTAGCATGCGACATTCTTACATTAAAGAGTTTTCCACGGAAATGGATCAATTAACTTCACTAAGATTGTTAGATTTGAGCGATTGCTATCATTTGAAAGTTATTGCTCCAAATgtgatattaaaattattcaatttggAAGAACTTTATTTGAAGGGGTGCCCTATTCAGTGGAAGATTGAAGTACTTGAGGAATTGAAGTGTTTGTCTAAACTCGCCATTGTAGAATTGGATATTCAAGATGACAAGGTTTTGCCTGAAGCCTTATTTTCTAGAGAGCTTGAAAGGTACAAAATATTAGTGGGAAATTGGAGGTACCAATATCTACCAATTGGTGAACACAAGTGTTTGAggatattgaaattgatattcAATCGTACCATCTACTTGGAAGAATTTTGCGGAATCAAAAATGTTGAACTCTTATGCTTAGTCAAACGTTcaaaagatgaagataatgaGGATAAGGATGAAAGGATGTggatgatgatgaggatgatgatgagcATGAGGATGAGGATGGACGAGGACGAGGGGGAGGGGGAGGGCGAGGGTGAAAGCACAccgatttttaacaaaaag GTTATCTTTTCTGATTTAAAGGTCTTGGTATTGAAGAATATTATTTCTAGAAAGATTTGGGACAACCAACTTCCATCATCCtcctttcaaaatttgaaagaattgaTATTGTGGAGATGTACAAGGATAAAATTTGTGTTTCCTTGTAGCATAACCAAAGACCTCAAGCAACTCCAATATCTTGAGATAAAGGCTTGTATTGATTTAGAGGAAATTGTTGCTACAGAAGAAATAACAGAAGCAGCTGCCAGTTTTGTTTTTCCTGAACTAACCTTTTTGAAGCTTGAAAATCTACTGAAACTTGCAACTTTTTATCCTGGAATACATACTTTGGAATGCCCAAAGTTGAAAAGGTTGGAGATGAAAAGTTGTAACAAATTTAAGATATTCAATTCAGAGCCAAGTTCTTTATGCTTGGACTATAAG GTTCATTTTGGTGATTTAAAGGTCTTAGAATTGAAGAATCTTCATTTTGAAAAGATTTGCGATAGCCaactttcaacttcttcttatcaaaatttgacacacttGACCTTATTTGGATgcgataaaataaaatatgtgtttccTTTATCAATAGCCAAAAACCTCCAACAACTCCAATACCTTGAGTTAACGAGTTGTGAGGTTTTAGAGAGAATTGTTGCTCCAGAAGAAGGAACAGAAGCaactatcaattttttctttccacAAGTGAGCACAATGAAGCTTCAATATCTACCAGAGTTTACAAATTTATATCCTGGAATACATACTTCAGAATGGCCAAAATTGAAAGAGTTGGTGGTCAAAGATTGTCCTAAATTTAAGATGTTCACTTCAGAGCTAAATTCTCTATGCTTGGACCAAAAG AGACTCAGAGCATGA
- the LOC123205126 gene encoding probable disease resistance protein At4g27220 isoform X4 translates to MVDCPCIASVVSPVLQVAEWLAAPIWRPFKYLYNYTTNFKNLETEVDKLKHTREEVEREIIAAERNVEVINQNVKKWQDSAQEMIDKAEQLIQEKEQFIREKANNPRCFKGLCSNFIIHYKQSRKAFKLKRDDIDPLLQQERELSPISYQTNPPEIWLKSSENYLAFESRDTTVTNVRGALNDENVHMIGVYGMGGLGKTMLAQEIGRKANEEGLFEDIVLVEVSESPNIQKIQTEIADNLDLKFENESGRAKKLYSRMEGQKILLILDNIWEPLEFEKIGIPCGADRGRNKLLFTTRKLDVLESMGSTNNFGMGILNEEEAWNLFEKMAGDIIQKHGLHSLQKDVCKECGGLPLVISAIAKALRNKSDPSDWKYALQELKGLSEVKYTRFLEKEYTKIALSYKYLSDELKKMFLICSLMENNTSISDLFKHVVCLNILGGVNLTMEGARKRLDKLVHDLKDACLLLDGFESGQFAMHDVIRDVAIVFAHEEYHVFTTRNDVERDWKDRAKLKKCTKISLPGKSTNISQLWPYDLDCPNDLVCPKDLACLDLDYFYMTDMWNSSFEMPKGFFTVMPNLRVLNLVRLQQLPLPSSIHQLTNLQTLCLDGSNIKYIAIIGKLKNLKVLSMRHSYIKEFSTEMDQLTSLRLLDLSDCYHLKVIAPNVILKLFNLEELYLKGCPIQWKIEVLEELKCLSKLAIVELDIQDDKVLPEALFSRELERYKILVGNWRYQYLPIGEHKCLRILKLIFNRTIYLEEFCGIKNVELLCLVKRSKDEDNEDKDERMWMMMRMMMSMRMRMDEDEGEGEGEGESTPIFNKKVIFSDLKVLVLKNIISRKIWDNQLPSSSFQNLKELILWRCTRIKFVFPCSITKDLKQLQYLEIKACIDLEEIVATEEITEAAASFVFPELTFLKLENLLKLATFYPGIHTLECPKLKRLEMKSCNKFKIFNSEPSSLCLDYKVHFGDLKVLELKNLHFEKICDSQLSTSSYQNLTHLTLFGCDKIKYVFPLSIAKNLQQLQYLELTSCEVLERIVAPEEGTEATINFFFPQVSTMKLQYLPEFTNLYPGIHTSEWPKLKELVVKDCPKFKMFTSELNSLCLDQKIDHDLEEFNLKTQSIVISWNRENKALEISSDESAYIPLPVLQRFQSLKELQLYECEYKEIKSVIDLPNLNVLHVQKCSKLVSLVPSSTSLQNLEVLMKELTGSSEEKKGTRT, encoded by the exons atggttgatTGTCCCTGTATCGCGAGTGTGGTGAGTCCTGTCCTTCAAGTTGCCGAGTGGTTGGCTGCTCCAATTTGGCGTCCATTTAAGTACTTGTACAACTACActaccaatttcaaaaatctggaaacgGAAGTTGATAAGTTGAAGCATACAAGAGAAGAAGTTGAGCGTGAGATTATTGCTGCTGAAAGAAATGTGGAAGTGATCAACCAAAATGTTAAGAAGTGGCAGGACAGTGCGCAGGAGATGATTGATAAAGCAGAGCAGTTGATTCAAGAGAAAGAACAGTTCATTCGAGAGAAAGCAAACAACCCGCGTTGTTTCAAGGGATTGTGCTCCAATTTCATCATCCACTACAAACAAAGCAGGAAAGCTTTTAAATTGAAGCGGGATGATATTGATCCACTCCTCCAGCAAGAGAGGGAATTGAGTCCAATTTCCTATCAAACTAATCCACCAGAGATCTGGCTTAAATCTAGTGAAAATTATTTGGCTTTTGAATCAAGAGACACCACTGTGACGAATGTACGGGGTGCtttaaatgatgagaatgtgCACATGATTGGTGTTTATGGGATGGGTGGTCTTGGGAAGACCATGCTTGCGCAGGAAATTGGTAGGAAAGCCAACGAGGAAGGGCTCTTTGAGGACATTGTTCTTGTTGAG GTGTCAGAATCTCCTAATATACAGAAGATTCAAACAGAAATTGCTGACAACTTggatttgaaattcgaaaacgAAAGTGGAAGGGCAAAGAAGCTATATTCAAGAATGGAGGGCCagaaaattcttttaattctaGATAATATTTGGGAACCTCTAGAATTTGAAAAGATTGGAATTCCTTGCGGAGCTGACCGTGGGAGAAATAAACTTCTATTCACAACAAGAAAGTTAGATGTGTTGGAGAGTATGGGTTCTACAAATAATTTCGGGATGGGTattttaaatgaagaagaagcttgGAACCTATTCGAGAAGATGGCAG GAGATATTATTCAAAAACATGGATTGCATTCTCTACAAAAAGATGTATGCAAGGAGTGCGGAGGATTACCTCTTGTCATTAGTGCAATAGCTAAAGCATTAAGAAACAAGAGTGATCCATCTGATTGGAAGTATGCATTACAAGAATTGAAAGGACTTTCAGAAGTAAAGTATACAAGATTCCTTGAAAAGGAGTACACAAAGATCGCCTTGAGTTACAAATATTTAAGTGATGAACttaagaaaatgtttttaatttgtagtCTAATGGAAAATAATACTTCCATTTCAGACTTGTTCAAACATGTTGTGTGCCTGAATATACTTGGCGGAGTTAATTTGACAATGGAAGGTGCACGAAAAAGACTAGATAAATTGGTTCATGACCTCAAAGATGCTTGTTTGTTACTTGATGGGTTCGAAAGCGGCCAATTTGCTATGCATGATGTTATTCGTGATGTTGCCATAGTATTTGCACATGAGGAGTACCATGTGTTTACAACAAGAAATGATGTTGAACGAGATTGGAAGGATAGAGCAAAACTCAAGAAATGCACAAAGATTTCTTTACCTGGTAAAAGTACTAATATTAGTCAACTTTGGCCTTATGATTTGGATTGTCCAAATGATTTGGTTTGTCCAAAGGATTTGGCTTGTCTAGATCTTGACTATTTCTATATGACTGATATGTGGAACTCTTCTTTTGAAATGCCGAAGGGCTTTTTCACGGTGATGCCAAATCTTAGAGTATTGAATTTGGTTCGACTACAACAATTGCCATTGCCATCATCAATTCATCAATTGACAAACCTTCAAACATTGTGTTTAGATGGTAGCAACATTAAATATATTGCTATTATTGGAAAGCTTAAGAATCTAAAGGTCCTTAGCATGCGACATTCTTACATTAAAGAGTTTTCCACGGAAATGGATCAATTAACTTCACTAAGATTGTTAGATTTGAGCGATTGCTATCATTTGAAAGTTATTGCTCCAAATgtgatattaaaattattcaatttggAAGAACTTTATTTGAAGGGGTGCCCTATTCAGTGGAAGATTGAAGTACTTGAGGAATTGAAGTGTTTGTCTAAACTCGCCATTGTAGAATTGGATATTCAAGATGACAAGGTTTTGCCTGAAGCCTTATTTTCTAGAGAGCTTGAAAGGTACAAAATATTAGTGGGAAATTGGAGGTACCAATATCTACCAATTGGTGAACACAAGTGTTTGAggatattgaaattgatattcAATCGTACCATCTACTTGGAAGAATTTTGCGGAATCAAAAATGTTGAACTCTTATGCTTAGTCAAACGTTcaaaagatgaagataatgaGGATAAGGATGAAAGGATGTggatgatgatgaggatgatgatgagcATGAGGATGAGGATGGACGAGGACGAGGGGGAGGGGGAGGGCGAGGGTGAAAGCACAccgatttttaacaaaaag GTTATCTTTTCTGATTTAAAGGTCTTGGTATTGAAGAATATTATTTCTAGAAAGATTTGGGACAACCAACTTCCATCATCCtcctttcaaaatttgaaagaattgaTATTGTGGAGATGTACAAGGATAAAATTTGTGTTTCCTTGTAGCATAACCAAAGACCTCAAGCAACTCCAATATCTTGAGATAAAGGCTTGTATTGATTTAGAGGAAATTGTTGCTACAGAAGAAATAACAGAAGCAGCTGCCAGTTTTGTTTTTCCTGAACTAACCTTTTTGAAGCTTGAAAATCTACTGAAACTTGCAACTTTTTATCCTGGAATACATACTTTGGAATGCCCAAAGTTGAAAAGGTTGGAGATGAAAAGTTGTAACAAATTTAAGATATTCAATTCAGAGCCAAGTTCTTTATGCTTGGACTATAAG GTTCATTTTGGTGATTTAAAGGTCTTAGAATTGAAGAATCTTCATTTTGAAAAGATTTGCGATAGCCaactttcaacttcttcttatcaaaatttgacacacttGACCTTATTTGGATgcgataaaataaaatatgtgtttccTTTATCAATAGCCAAAAACCTCCAACAACTCCAATACCTTGAGTTAACGAGTTGTGAGGTTTTAGAGAGAATTGTTGCTCCAGAAGAAGGAACAGAAGCaactatcaattttttctttccacAAGTGAGCACAATGAAGCTTCAATATCTACCAGAGTTTACAAATTTATATCCTGGAATACATACTTCAGAATGGCCAAAATTGAAAGAGTTGGTGGTCAAAGATTGTCCTAAATTTAAGATGTTCACTTCAGAGCTAAATTCTCTATGCTTGGACCAAAAG